A segment of the Candidatus Bathyarchaeia archaeon genome:
CCGGGAGTTCTGAGGATCATATGCTATCTCAACGCAACAGATCTGATCGTCGGCGTTGAGGAGATTGAGAGCAGATGGGGGTCAATAGGGAGGGACTACGCCATGGCCCACGGCGATAGGTTCAAGGGCCTTCCAGTGATAGGGCCAGGAGGGCCGGGCAAGCCCCCCGCGCCCGAGCTGATACTGGCTGCGAAACCGGACCTAATTATAGTATCCCGGATTTACGCAGAAATGTACGATCCCGATAGGCTTCAGAAGGAGACGGGGTCGGCCGTAATGGTGATGGACTATGGTCCTCCTGGCTTTTTGGATCTAGAGCAGTTTTTCAGCGAGCTGAGGATTTTGGGATCCCTCCTGAACAGGAGGGAAAGGGCGGAGTACCTGATTGATTTCGTCAAACGTATTCGAGAGGACTTGGAGACGAGAACGAAGGGAGTGAAGTCTAAGCCAAAGGTCTATGTGGGCTCGGTATCCTATAAGGGCGCGCAACCCTTCACGACCACCCAAGTGGATTTTCCCCCGCTCAAACTCTTAAGCGCACCATCAATCGCGGATAGCTATTCCAATAAACCTGGCCCCTTCTTCATGGATTTTGAAGCCATAATACAAGAGCAGCCTGATGTTATATTCATAGATGAGGGAAACCTTAAGATAGTTAAACAGGAATTCGATAAGGATCCGGATAAGTATTATCGGCTTAAGGCCTTCAAGATCGGGAACGTTTATGGGATTCTGCCTTACAATTATTATCATACGAACGTCGCGGTCGCATTGGCCGATGCCTATTACATGGGCAAAGTATTATATCCAGATCGATTTGGCGATGTGGATCCGGAGTTAAAGGCCGATGAAATCTTCATGGCCTTCCTAGGGAAGCCATTATATCGGCAATACAAAGAGGCCTATGGCGGATTCGTAAACCTATCTGACATATTCCAGCGCTAACGGTAAATGCGAAATGTTTCCGAATCGTTCGATCCGTTGGAAAAAGCTGACCATAATTTCCCTGATGCTTCTGACTCTTTTAATGGTCCCGACATCCACGGCCTTGGGCTGGTATAGGGCTGGCGCAGCAGACGTCCTACGGGTGTTGTTCATGCCGGACGAAAGCCCGCTTTCGACCGTGGTGTGGGATTTGAGGCTCAGGCGCGTCTTGGCCGCGATGATCATAGGGGCCATCTTGGCCGGCTCGGGGGCCGCGATACAAGCATCCCTTAGGAATCCGCTCGCGTCCCCATTCACATTCGGGCTATCCTTCGCCGCCTCTTTGGGGGTCGCGATAGCCCTTCTGTTCCTACAAGGGGGCGGTGTTGAAAGATTCCGGATCTCTATATACAACCCCTTGGTGGTATCGGCCTCCGCCTTCGCCTTCTCTCTTCTTCAAGTCCTAATAATACTCCTACTCTCCTACAGGGCCGGGCTGAGCGCGAGGGCCCTAGTCCTTTCGTCCATATCCCTATCCTTCTGCTACCAAGCCATCCTATACTTGATCCAATACTTGGTTTTGAACGAGGTCCTAGTATCCACGGTGATCTTTTGGAGCTTCGGAGATCTCGGTAGGATCGCTTGGGGCGAGCTTAAGGCGGTCGCCTTGATATCCGCGGCGGTGATAATCCCCTACTTTCTATACAGGAGCTTGGACTACGACCTCCTACTCGCCGGCGACGAGCTGACGAAGTCGGCTGGCGTGAGCCCCAAGAGGATCAGGCTGGAGACGGCCATAATTGCGGCCTTGGGGGCGGCTTTGGCGACATCCTTCGTGGGCGTGATAGGATTCGTGGGCCTCGTCGCGCCCCATATAGGTAGATCGCTAGTCGGCGGGAGCCATAGGTACCTAATGCCCGCCTCGATGGTCGTCGGATCCTTGATGCTCGTCCTTTCGGATCTCCTCGGGAGGACGATAATAGCGCCGACGATAATACCCGTCGGAATAATGACCTCCCTGATAGGCGCCCCCCTATTGATTTATCTTTTGATCAAGGGTGGGGGATATGGCAGTGGGGATTAAGGTCTATGATATCGAGCTCCAATATAGGAGCGTTAGGGCTTTAGATGGAGTGTCCTTGGAGGTAAGGGGTGGCGAGATATTATCCATAATCGGACCAAACGGCTCTGGAAAGAGCACCCTCTTGAAGGTGATCAATGGTGTTCTGAAGCCTAGAATGGGAGTGGTTTACCTCAATGGAAAAGCTTTGCAGGAAATGCCCAAAAGGGAGGTCGCGATGAAAATAGGAATCGTGCCCCAAAGAATAGCTCCCGCTGGAATGCTGACGGTATTCGACTTCGTATTGACCGGTAGAAGGCCGCGTATGAGCTTTGCTCCGTCGAAAATCGATGAGGAAAGGGCGAGGGAAGCGTTGAAAGCGGTGGGGGCCTCGCATTTGGAAGGTAGGATCTTGGAGGAGTTGAGCGGAGGGGAGTTTCAACGCGTTGTTATTGCAAGGGCCTTAGCAGGGGAACCCGAGGTCATGCTGCTCGATGAACCCACCAACAATTTGGACCTCAAATATCAGGTTGAGATACTCAATTTGATAAGGACCATGCGCTCGAATGGATTGTGCATAATAATGGCAATGCACGATCTTACCCAAGCTTATAGGATCTCTGATAAAGTTTTGATGTTGAGCTATGGGAAGGTCTTCGCAGCTGGGAAGCCGGAGGATGTGCTGACGCCGGAGAACATCCTTAAAGTCTATAACGTTCCCGTGTACATGATCAGGGAATATGGAATCCTAGTGCCGAGATTCGAAATGGGATGATTGCTGTGTTCCGTACTCGAGAACGAGTCGGCCCATTTACAAGTAGCAGCTACCCTTTCGAGATCCGATGACATTCAATACGTCCCATGCTATTCTAAAAAATCCTAATGGTGCGGGGAGTGGGATTTGAACCCACGAAGGCCTGCGCCACAGGGTCCTAAGCCTAGCACCGCGCAAGGCGCGGCCCTGCCCCTTAGACCTGGCTCGGGTATCCCCGCACCGAGGGGCGCCTCGGGCCGGGCCCACCGTTTTTATGGTGCCTCCCGGGGGGAGGCTTGGGCCATCCCCCTTCCGGGCGGGATTCGAACCCGCGATCAGCGGCTCGAAAGGCCGCTATGCTCTCGGCGATCCTTGACCGGGCTACACTCGGCGGTTTAGTTCCACCACCGGAGCCCTTGGGCCCGGAGCCCTTTTTGAAGGGAATCATCGCCTTTACTTATCTCTTGCGCCATCGCTTCAGCGGATCACCCTGAAGTCCTTGAACTCCCCCCTATAATCCTCCCAGCGGACCTCCAAATCCTCAACAATGGCCCCGGGTGGTCCATGGCGGCAGAACTCCAACAATTTTTCCACGCTTTCCCTCTCGCCTTCGAATATAGCCTCGACCCTCCCATCGGGTAGGTTTCTAACCCATCCCTTTACGCCCAGCCTTATGGCCCTCTTTGCAGTTTCATGTCGGAAGAACACCCCTTGGACGAGCCCGCTTACAAAGACATGGGCTCTGACAACATCCAAGGACTGAAACCCCCTAAGCGGCATCCACCTTGAGGAGGGCCCCCTCCGGTATCTTCCTAAGGATCTCCGGATCTATCAAGACTCTTCCAAATACGTAGACCGGGCTGTAGGCCTTGGGCTTATCCCCGCGGCTGATCGGGGTTGGGCCGAAGAATATGCAGATGGCCCTGCCCTCCGGCCAGTATGCCACATCGCCAACCTCAACATCCTCCTTGGCAACATCCCCCTTGGCCTCCACGGGAGTCTCAAAATATATCTCATCCCCCCATCGATGGGCCTTGGATTCTATGGGGAGGGCTGAGAGGATCGAATCGGCTACCCCCTTATTCTCGGGCCCGAGTTCAACTTCGACCTCGGGGCCCCCTAGGACCCTTATCTTTAGGGCCTTCGCCAAGGCGATCGGGCAAGATCCCGCCGGGAACATATAAACTTTGGCCCAAGGGGGCCGACGGCGCTGTTCCTCGGCTCGCTATTGGGTGCGCGACGCCATTATGAGCTCGGCGATCTCAACGAAACCTTGACCGTTCGGGCGCGATGCCACGTAGTCGGCAACCTCCTTCATGAAGGGTGGCGCATTCGCCACGACGGCAGCGAACCCCGCCTCTTGGAGCATATCCAAGTCGTTCTCGCTATCCCCGATGGCCGCCACCTCCTCGAGCCTCAAGCCCATCATCTCGGCAGCGGCCCTGAGCCCGACGCCCTTATTCGCCGCCTTGTCTATTATGTGGTAGTAGAAACCAGTATCAAAAAGCCTCACATCCGGAAATTCTCTTAGAACATCCTCGATCAAGCACTTTTCGACCCTTCTCTCTATTGCTATATCGGTGAACCTATATGGGTTCGACCATGGCTCCACGATCCTATCGCCGAACAATTCCCTCAACCTCCTTAGGGCCCTGAGGGCCTTCTCCTTCGATCCTATTATTCTGACCTCGCCGCGATATTCCACGGCCCCGCCCCCCTCACATATTATGGCTCCGCTGCAACCGAGGTATCTTCTCAAACCCATTAGGGATGGGTAGATGTTTCCCGATGCCAATATGACGGCTATCCCTTTGGCCTCCAAATCCCTAATCGCCTTTATGGACTCCAACGGGATATTGCTATCGCCGGGAGCTAAGGTCCCGTCGACATCGGTGGCGACGGCCCTTATGACCATATGTTCCATCCCCAACCCCAATCATCCGGTGCGATGGGGGCAATTCCCCTCTTGATCGATCCGCTCATAGATGCCCTTCTCAAAGAATGCGCGTTGGACATCTTTCAAGATCCTCGATGCCACCGCTGCCCCCTTCTTCGGATTGGTTACGTAGACGGATAATTGTAGTTCGGCCGATCGCTCATCTATGCTTACGACGTTCACCTCCGGGTCGGGGGGTATCGTCAGCTCCTTGTTCTCCCTCGCTATCGATAGGATTATCCGCTCGGCCTCATCAACGAAGGGGGCGCCGACCTTGATGGGCAATGTGAACTTCGTTAATCCGGAGGCCGCTGGGATCGTTACGGCCGCCCTGAGCAATAGGCTGTTCGGGACGTATACTCTATCCCCATTAGAGCTTATCTCAGTGTAGACCGAGCTCACCTTCATGACCCTCCCGGTGATGCCCCCGATGCTTATGGAATCGCCCTCCTTGAACGGGGAGTATGAGAGGATGAGGTATTGCGCTATGAAATTCTCCAATAGGTCCTTGAACCCGAACATCAATCCGATCAAGATAACGCCGAAGAAGACATAAACTATCTCCAACCTTATGCCGAATTGAGAAATCGCGATTACTACCGCCATGAAATATACTAGGGCATCGATGGCGCTCTTCATGAAGGATATTGAGCCCCGGCTGGCCCTTGCCCTAGTCATGGTCCTTTCTATTATGGGATTTATGGCTAGCCTGACGAGCAGGTAAGCACATAGGATCGCGGCGATTGAGAAGGAGGCCTTGAGGATTAGATCGAGATCCAAATCCATTCCAAGCTCCGCCATCTTTTAACCCTTGATTTGGTGGGCCCGCCCGGGATCGAACCGGGGACCTCCGCCGCTCTCAGGTCGGGGTCATCAGCTCCCTATAAACCCCTCGCCGACGCGCTTGTGAGGGCGGCGTCATACCGCTAGACCACGGGCCCGGTAAAGCCTTCGATTTAAAAAGGGAGGGCCGCTCGTTTAAAAATTTGCCCGCTTTGGGGCGGCGGCCTCCTATTTCACGAATTTCGTCATCTTCGCCCCACACTTTGGACATTTCGCCCTAAGCATTGGGCGGCCCTTAGCGGTCTTCTCCTTGGAGACATCCTTTTCATCCAGCTGGACCTTCTCTCTACACCTCAGGCAGAACATTTCAATCAAGTCCGATCGCCTTCGCCCTCCCCTCAGGGATCTTGGGAAAAAAGTTTTTGCCAAAATTCTTGTAGAAAAGCCCGCCCTCTGCCAAGCCTTTTTTATCGATGGGGATCGATCAGCGAAACTAATATATCTCGGAGCTCCTTGGAGGGTAGCGGGGTTTAGGATTGCCCATCACGGACGCATGGAAGAAGCAGCTGGCCCAAAGGCATAGGCTATTCTATAAAATATGCAGGAAATGCGGCTCAAGGAACCCAATAGGCGCCGAGAAGTGCCGCAGGTGCAGGGGCAGGAACCTGAGACTCAAGAACAGGGAGCTGGGCACCAAATGAGCGGCTAGGGCTCGAGGCGGAACCTATCCCTGGGGAATAAAACGACCTCCCTTATGTTCTCCATCCCGGTTAGGACCATCATCAGCCTATCGAGGCCCATGCCGAACCCGGCGTGGGGCGGCATTCCGAAGTCGAAGGCCCTCAGGAAGTGTTGGAAGTTGCTCGGGTCGAGTCCCTGCTCAATCAACCTTCTGATCAGGAGGTCCTTGTCATCGACCCTAGCGCCCCCGGAGCTT
Coding sequences within it:
- a CDS encoding ABC transporter substrate-binding protein, yielding MERRSITKVQAMILLAMAVGSLIAFLAMRPNPPQERESERYVEDILGRKVRLPKTINRVAAVGPGVLRIICYLNATDLIVGVEEIESRWGSIGRDYAMAHGDRFKGLPVIGPGGPGKPPAPELILAAKPDLIIVSRIYAEMYDPDRLQKETGSAVMVMDYGPPGFLDLEQFFSELRILGSLLNRRERAEYLIDFVKRIREDLETRTKGVKSKPKVYVGSVSYKGAQPFTTTQVDFPPLKLLSAPSIADSYSNKPGPFFMDFEAIIQEQPDVIFIDEGNLKIVKQEFDKDPDKYYRLKAFKIGNVYGILPYNYYHTNVAVALADAYYMGKVLYPDRFGDVDPELKADEIFMAFLGKPLYRQYKEAYGGFVNLSDIFQR
- a CDS encoding iron ABC transporter permease, whose product is MVPTSTALGWYRAGAADVLRVLFMPDESPLSTVVWDLRLRRVLAAMIIGAILAGSGAAIQASLRNPLASPFTFGLSFAASLGVAIALLFLQGGGVERFRISIYNPLVVSASAFAFSLLQVLIILLLSYRAGLSARALVLSSISLSFCYQAILYLIQYLVLNEVLVSTVIFWSFGDLGRIAWGELKAVALISAAVIIPYFLYRSLDYDLLLAGDELTKSAGVSPKRIRLETAIIAALGAALATSFVGVIGFVGLVAPHIGRSLVGGSHRYLMPASMVVGSLMLVLSDLLGRTIIAPTIIPVGIMTSLIGAPLLIYLLIKGGGYGSGD
- a CDS encoding ABC transporter ATP-binding protein, with the protein product MAVGIKVYDIELQYRSVRALDGVSLEVRGGEILSIIGPNGSGKSTLLKVINGVLKPRMGVVYLNGKALQEMPKREVAMKIGIVPQRIAPAGMLTVFDFVLTGRRPRMSFAPSKIDEERAREALKAVGASHLEGRILEELSGGEFQRVVIARALAGEPEVMLLDEPTNNLDLKYQVEILNLIRTMRSNGLCIIMAMHDLTQAYRISDKVLMLSYGKVFAAGKPEDVLTPENILKVYNVPVYMIREYGILVPRFEMG
- a CDS encoding acylphosphatase, with product MDVVRAHVFVSGLVQGVFFRHETAKRAIRLGVKGWVRNLPDGRVEAIFEGERESVEKLLEFCRHGPPGAIVEDLEVRWEDYRGEFKDFRVIR
- a CDS encoding cyclophilin-like fold protein, which translates into the protein MAKALKIRVLGGPEVEVELGPENKGVADSILSALPIESKAHRWGDEIYFETPVEAKGDVAKEDVEVGDVAYWPEGRAICIFFGPTPISRGDKPKAYSPVYVFGRVLIDPEILRKIPEGALLKVDAA
- a CDS encoding phosphoglycolate phosphatase, which gives rise to MEHMVIRAVATDVDGTLAPGDSNIPLESIKAIRDLEAKGIAVILASGNIYPSLMGLRRYLGCSGAIICEGGGAVEYRGEVRIIGSKEKALRALRRLRELFGDRIVEPWSNPYRFTDIAIERRVEKCLIEDVLREFPDVRLFDTGFYYHIIDKAANKGVGLRAAAEMMGLRLEEVAAIGDSENDLDMLQEAGFAAVVANAPPFMKEVADYVASRPNGQGFVEIAELIMASRTQ
- a CDS encoding mechanosensitive ion channel; its protein translation is MDLDLDLILKASFSIAAILCAYLLVRLAINPIIERTMTRARASRGSISFMKSAIDALVYFMAVVIAISQFGIRLEIVYVFFGVILIGLMFGFKDLLENFIAQYLILSYSPFKEGDSISIGGITGRVMKVSSVYTEISSNGDRVYVPNSLLLRAAVTIPAASGLTKFTLPIKVGAPFVDEAERIILSIARENKELTIPPDPEVNVVSIDERSAELQLSVYVTNPKKGAAVASRILKDVQRAFFEKGIYERIDQEGNCPHRTG
- a CDS encoding DUF5679 domain-containing protein → MFCLRCREKVQLDEKDVSKEKTAKGRPMLRAKCPKCGAKMTKFVK
- a CDS encoding 50S ribosomal protein L40e — encoded protein: MPITDAWKKQLAQRHRLFYKICRKCGSRNPIGAEKCRRCRGRNLRLKNRELGTK